The following coding sequences lie in one Hyphomonas adhaerens MHS-3 genomic window:
- a CDS encoding lysozyme inhibitor LprI family protein, which yields MRFVLVAALSMFALSSYAETACDFPEDMCVAQEAFEAADAQMEQTLEAIEIKIENNGFEDFMVESADISESLELGQAAWTSYQDAHCAAVYRLMSGGTSRHEDELNCLTELTEARTAQLQSLYDVTADTVTDDDLSWLHGAWYESCSSSGFVFHFFVNSDGVFADTAPEGGFPADPSQMPPADILLGYNGVVEITPFGWDTGFLRIKSGGQGNLIGESYETVDGSTILIDEFELFQCPDNKSTDE from the coding sequence ATGAGATTTGTATTGGTTGCGGCATTGTCCATGTTCGCGCTGAGCAGTTACGCGGAAACCGCTTGCGACTTTCCGGAAGACATGTGCGTGGCGCAGGAAGCGTTTGAAGCGGCCGACGCGCAAATGGAACAAACGCTTGAAGCTATCGAGATCAAAATCGAGAACAACGGGTTCGAGGATTTCATGGTCGAGTCCGCGGACATCAGTGAAAGCCTGGAGCTGGGGCAGGCGGCCTGGACAAGTTATCAGGATGCGCATTGTGCCGCCGTTTATCGTCTGATGAGTGGCGGCACCTCCCGCCATGAGGATGAGCTGAACTGCCTCACAGAGCTGACCGAGGCGCGGACCGCGCAATTACAGTCGCTTTATGACGTGACGGCGGACACTGTGACGGACGATGATCTCAGCTGGCTGCATGGCGCCTGGTATGAGAGCTGTTCTTCCAGCGGTTTCGTTTTCCATTTTTTCGTCAATAGCGACGGTGTCTTTGCAGATACGGCACCAGAAGGCGGCTTTCCTGCGGATCCGAGCCAAATGCCCCCGGCAGATATTCTGCTGGGTTACAACGGAGTCGTTGAAATTACGCCATTTGGTTGGGATACCGGTTTTTTGCGGATCAAGTCAGGTGGTCAGGGCAACCTGATCGGCGAATCGTATGAAACAGTTGATGGATCAACGATCCTGATCGACGAGTTCGAGCTTTTTCAGTGTCCAGATAATAAAAGTACGGATGAATGA